DNA sequence from the Bacteroidales bacterium WCE2008 genome:
AGTTGCGTATATTCGCCCTGATAAGACTTGGCATCGATGACTCCAACAAGATAGCTTCTCTGCTGCATTATTCGGTCAGCACTATCTACAACTACAAGGTACGCATAAAGAAAGGCGCCCTTGGAGACAAGGAGAAATTTGAGGAAAAAGTACGCAAAATCGGCTCGATACAAGCCTGAAAACCCTTTTAATTCTACTACTTTTTTCGCATTCTCCTTAATTGTTACAATGCTGTAATACAACAACTTGACTTAAACAGAACCTTATTTTTCACTACTTTTTCAATACTCGATTTAAAACGTTTCAGAATTTCACATAATTTTGGACCGTGGAATTGTCAGTTACGGCATTGACACACATTTTTAATAACTCACGCAAAAAACTAAAATTTACAAAAGCGTATGAAAAAATTCTTTACTCTGATTCTCCTTACAGGAATGAGTATGGTTGCGCTTGCCCAGAACGTTTCCGTCAAAGGAAAAGTTCTCGACAGCGGCAACGATCCTATTATCGGAGCTTTTGTAGTCCAGCAGGGTACCTCCAACGGTACTACGACCGGAGCTGCGGGAGACTTCAGTCTCAATGCACCTCAGGGCTCGGTACTCGAGATCTCCTGCATAGGCTACAAGTCACAGTCCGTCATTGTCGTTGACGGTTCACCCCTCACAATCATTCTCGCTGACGACAGCGAGCTTCTGGACGAGACGATCGTAATCGGATACGGAGTCCAGAAAAAGAGCGTAGTGACTGCATCTATCTCAAAGGTGGATGGAGACCAGCTCAACACAGTCAAGGCTTCGACAATCAATGATGCCCTCAAAGGCAAGGTTTCCGGAGTCCAGATCACCCAGGCTTCCGGCCAGCCGGGCTCAGGTTCCCAGATCAAGATCCGCGGTATCGGAACAGTCAATAATTCCGAGCCTCTCTTCATCGTTGACGGAATGCCTGTAGACGGCGGTATCGACTACCTCAATCCTACCGATATCAAATCAGTGGAAATCCTCAAGGATGCCGCTTCCGCAGCAATCTACGGTGCCCGTGCAGCCAACGGCGTAGTGCTCGTCACTACCAGGACCGGCGAAAAGGGCAAAGCCACCATTACATATAACGGAAGCTACGGATGGCAGAATCCATGGAGGAAGAAAGAAGTCCTCAACGCACAGGAATACATGACCATCATGAACGAGGCCCGCGCCAATGACGGCAACGCTCCTCTCTACGCTCTCGCAGAGGTTGCAGCCGCAGGCAAGGGTACCGACTGGCAGGACGAGACCTTCAACTACAACGCCCCTGTCCAGCAGCACCAGCTCAGCGTAAGCGGCGGTTCCGAGAAGGTCACCTACTTCCTTTCCCTCGGCTACTATAAGCAGGACGGCATCATCGGCGGCAACTACGGCAAATCCAACTACGACCGCCTTTCTCTCCGCTCCAACAACTCCTATGTCCCATACGAGAACAAGGACAGGAACTATCTCAACAAACTTACTCTCACTGCCAACATCGCCTACTCTAGAATCACTTCCAGGGGCATCGAGACCAACTCCGAGTTCGGTTCGGTACTTGGCAGCGCAGTAGCATTCAACCCGGCCATCCCGGTATTCGCAGACGAAGCTGAAGCAGCCGCAATCCTCGCTGCACATCCTACTGCAGTCGTATCAAAGGACGGACGCGTTTATTCTCTCCCTCCTAGCGGATATCAGGAGCTTACCAACCCTGTGGCTTTCCTCGCCACCGATGAGAACAACATCGGCAACTCCGACAAATTCGTGACCTCATTCAGCGCAGAGCTCGATATTCTCCCGGGCCTCAAGTTCAAGAGCAGCTACGGAACCGACCTGAGTTTCTGGGGTAACGACGGATACGCATTCCCTTATTACAGGAGCTCGATGCGCTACCTCAACCAGAGCAACGTAAGCAGTTCCATGAACCGCGGCCTCAGATGGCAGACCGAGAACTTCTTCTCATATAACAAGCAGTTCGGAAAGCACAACATCTCAGCCGTAATCGGCCAGTCAGCAATGAGCTACCAGTTCCGCTATATCTCAGGAACCGACCAGCAGCTTCTCGAGACCAATCCGGACAAGGCCAACATCGACTCTTCAATCGCTCCTGAGACTCTGTCCACCCTCGGTGGCGGCACAGGCGGATATGACTTCGTAAGACTCGCTTCCTACTTCGGACGTTTCGATTACAACTACGACGAGCGTTACATGTTACAGCTCACCCTCAGAAGGGACGGATCCTCACACTTCGGTCCCGGTCACAAATGGGCCACCTTCCCTGCCGTTTCTGTCGGCTGGAACGTGACTAACGAGCAGTTCATGAAGAACCTCGGCCTCGAATGGCTCAACCAGCTCAAGATCCGCGGATCATGGGGTAAGAACGGTAACGAGAACATCGGTAACTTCCGTTACACCTCCCTTATGGACGGCGGCCAGAACTA
Encoded proteins:
- a CDS encoding TonB-linked outer membrane protein, SusC/RagA family, which codes for MKKFFTLILLTGMSMVALAQNVSVKGKVLDSGNDPIIGAFVVQQGTSNGTTTGAAGDFSLNAPQGSVLEISCIGYKSQSVIVVDGSPLTIILADDSELLDETIVIGYGVQKKSVVTASISKVDGDQLNTVKASTINDALKGKVSGVQITQASGQPGSGSQIKIRGIGTVNNSEPLFIVDGMPVDGGIDYLNPTDIKSVEILKDAASAAIYGARAANGVVLVTTRTGEKGKATITYNGSYGWQNPWRKKEVLNAQEYMTIMNEARANDGNAPLYALAEVAAAGKGTDWQDETFNYNAPVQQHQLSVSGGSEKVTYFLSLGYYKQDGIIGGNYGKSNYDRLSLRSNNSYVPYENKDRNYLNKLTLTANIAYSRITSRGIETNSEFGSVLGSAVAFNPAIPVFADEAEAAAILAAHPTAVVSKDGRVYSLPPSGYQELTNPVAFLATDENNIGNSDKFVTSFSAELDILPGLKFKSSYGTDLSFWGNDGYAFPYYRSSMRYLNQSNVSSSMNRGLRWQTENFFSYNKQFGKHNISAVIGQSAMSYQFRYISGTDQQLLETNPDKANIDSSIAPETLSTLGGGTGGYDFVRLASYFGRFDYNYDERYMLQLTLRRDGSSHFGPGHKWATFPAVSVGWNVTNEQFMKNLGLEWLNQLKIRGSWGKNGNENIGNFRYTSLMDGGQNYYFGVQPWNVGDDSLNGNMQYGSSPAALANPTIRWEESEQVDLGLDARMLNDRLSFGFDYYKKKTNGMLMDMPIPSYVGQSAPMSNLGDMENWGLEFEIGWQQQVGDFHYSVNANASFLRNKLINLGNESGEAVYQSNGASGVGDYVKGQNGEVWPFFYGYKTDGIFQNWDEVNSYVDKDGNLRQPQAQPGDVRFADVNGDGYVNDQDRTKIGKGQPDWTYGLTLAAEWKGFDATVFFQGSQGNDIFDYSMRGDIPAMNRPAWILDRWIGEGTSTRIPRVTNSNPNQNWRSSDLYVKDGSYLRLKTAQIGYTIPAKLVAKTGLSNIRVYVAGENLLTFTKYDGFDPEMASAGYTTLGVDRGIYPQSRTITVGASITF